In the Podospora pseudocomata strain CBS 415.72m chromosome 5, whole genome shotgun sequence genome, one interval contains:
- a CDS encoding hypothetical protein (antiSMASH:Cluster_8), producing the protein MVPLLNNSKICKLARNSLAIQFRNSMADTLAGDVGRLFVTAGCTEYISWGNGLLRHQALTLGGRKTFGLELSEARIRSIVGPTAISAEVQLETSQALRRAFSSDRSRKQGKDLLL; encoded by the exons ATGGTCCCGCTGCTCAACAACTCCAAGATCTGCAAGTTGGCTCGGAACTCCTTGGCGATCCAGTTTCGCAATTCAATGGCA GATACCTTGGCCGGCGATGTTGGCCGCCTCTTCGTCACTGCTGGCTGCACGGAATACATTTCCTGGGGAAATGGTCTGCTTCGGCATCAAGCCCTCACGCTCGGCGGCCGCAAGACATTCGGCCTTGAGCTCAGTGAAGCGCGGATCCGAAGCATAGTAGGGCCAACCGCCATCAGCGCCGAGGTGCAGCTTGAGACCAGTCAGGCATTGCGCCGGGCATTCTCCTCGGACCGCAGCCGAAAGCAGGGCAaggacctcctcctctga